In Kaistella faecalis, a genomic segment contains:
- a CDS encoding anthranilate synthase component II: MILVFDNYDSFTYNLVQMIEQIIGEKVEVFRNDQISLEEIEKYDKIILSPGPGIPEEAGILLDVIKKYAPTKSILGVCLGQQAIAEAFGGSLINLSEIYHGVATESTQIKEHKIFRNLPETLEVGRYHSWAVNPEDFPEELEITSIDKNGMIMSLKHRIYDVHAVQYHPESILTPDGKQILENFLND, from the coding sequence ATGATATTAGTCTTCGACAATTACGACAGTTTTACCTACAATCTTGTTCAGATGATTGAACAGATTATCGGTGAAAAAGTAGAGGTTTTCAGAAACGATCAGATCTCTTTGGAAGAAATAGAGAAATACGACAAAATTATTCTGTCACCGGGTCCGGGAATTCCCGAAGAAGCCGGAATCTTGCTTGATGTTATTAAAAAATATGCGCCAACAAAATCAATTCTCGGAGTTTGCCTCGGTCAGCAAGCGATTGCAGAGGCTTTTGGCGGAAGTTTGATCAACCTTTCTGAAATCTATCACGGTGTTGCGACGGAATCCACGCAGATTAAGGAACATAAAATTTTCAGGAACTTACCTGAGACTTTGGAAGTCGGCAGATATCATTCGTGGGCGGTAAATCCTGAAGATTTCCCTGAAGAACTAGAAATCACAAGCATTGATAAAAACGGAATGATCATGAGTTTGAAACACAGAATTTACGATGTTCACGCAGTTCAGTATCACCCGGAAAGTATTTTAACGCCGGATGGAAAGCAGATTTTGGAAAACTTTCTTAATGATTAA
- the trpD gene encoding anthranilate phosphoribosyltransferase, whose protein sequence is MKQILQYLFNHNTLSKAEAKSILTEIAQNKFNENEVTAFVTVFLMRSITLEEMEGFQEALLRLSVTVDLGTEDLVDIVGTGGDGKDTFNISTLASFVVAGTGQKVAKHGNYGVSSISGSSNVLEELSYKFKTSSEDLRGDLSKGNICFLHAPLFHPALRSVAPLRKGLGLRTFFNILGPLVNPAKPKFSMIGVYSLEIARIYQYLLQKKQDNFLLVHALDGYDEISLTSDTKIFDKSGEYIFSAQELGFKNTNAESIFGGSTKQDAAKIFKSVLEGNGSYEQNSVVLANAAMALKNTQKYGDYSDCLALATESLESGKALQSLQSILN, encoded by the coding sequence ATGAAACAGATTTTACAATATTTATTCAACCATAATACGCTTTCAAAAGCGGAAGCGAAATCCATTCTCACTGAAATTGCCCAAAACAAATTCAATGAAAATGAGGTCACTGCTTTTGTTACGGTTTTTCTGATGCGCAGTATTACGCTCGAAGAAATGGAAGGTTTTCAGGAAGCGCTTTTGCGGCTTTCTGTAACGGTTGATCTGGGAACCGAAGATTTGGTGGATATCGTAGGAACGGGCGGTGACGGGAAAGATACGTTCAATATTTCTACGCTCGCCAGTTTCGTGGTGGCCGGAACCGGTCAAAAAGTCGCGAAACACGGCAATTACGGCGTTTCATCCATTTCAGGTTCATCCAATGTGCTGGAAGAGCTCAGCTATAAGTTTAAAACCAGCTCAGAAGATTTACGTGGAGATTTGTCTAAAGGAAATATCTGTTTTCTTCACGCGCCACTTTTTCATCCGGCCTTACGCTCGGTCGCGCCTTTAAGAAAAGGATTGGGCTTAAGAACGTTTTTCAATATTCTGGGTCCGCTGGTCAATCCTGCAAAACCTAAATTTTCGATGATCGGGGTGTACAGTTTAGAAATTGCTCGGATTTATCAGTATCTGCTGCAGAAAAAACAGGATAATTTTCTTCTCGTTCATGCACTTGACGGTTACGACGAGATTTCGCTGACTTCAGATACCAAGATTTTCGATAAATCCGGAGAATATATCTTTTCTGCCCAGGAATTGGGATTTAAAAATACAAACGCCGAAAGTATTTTCGGGGGAAGTACTAAGCAGGATGCAGCAAAAATTTTTAAATCCGTTCTGGAAGGTAATGGATCTTACGAACAGAATTCGGTAGTGCTTGCCAATGCGGCTATGGCTTTAAAAAACACACAAAAATACGGTGATTACAGCGATTGTCTCGCTTTGGCTACCGAAAGTTTAGAAAGCGGAAAAGCGCTGCAAAGCTTACAAAGTATATTAAATTAA
- a CDS encoding phosphoribosylanthranilate isomerase: MKLKICGLTKPDQIQELIELKTDFLGFIFYEKSPRYVLDHLSLNEIAGIKHSGKVGVFVNETVENIAAVAENAALNYIQLHGDEDENYVTELRSKLNSEIKIIKVIRIGNQTTEELQKTIDHQPSAINFILFDTDSKAFGGTGKTFEWQILNSIEITKPYFLSGGISLENISQLLTVNHPPFSLDINSKFETEPGVKDLQKIKQIYEKL; the protein is encoded by the coding sequence ATGAAACTGAAAATTTGCGGCCTTACAAAGCCTGATCAAATTCAGGAATTAATTGAGCTGAAAACTGACTTTTTGGGCTTTATATTTTATGAAAAATCTCCCAGATATGTTTTAGATCATTTAAGCTTAAATGAGATTGCAGGAATTAAACATTCTGGAAAAGTGGGAGTTTTTGTCAACGAGACAGTAGAAAATATTGCGGCAGTCGCTGAAAATGCTGCGCTGAATTATATCCAGCTTCATGGCGACGAAGACGAAAACTATGTTACTGAATTGCGTAGCAAATTAAATAGCGAAATTAAAATCATTAAAGTAATAAGAATCGGAAACCAAACCACCGAAGAACTTCAAAAAACCATCGACCATCAACCATCAGCCATCAACTTTATTCTTTTTGATACCGATTCAAAAGCATTTGGCGGGACAGGAAAAACATTTGAATGGCAAATTTTAAACAGTATAGAAATCACCAAGCCCTACTTTTTGAGTGGTGGAATTTCTTTGGAAAATATCAGTCAGCTATTAACTGTCAACCATCCACCTTTTTCACTGGACATCAATTCAAAATTTGAAACCGAACCCGGCGTAAAAGATCTTCAAAAAATAAAACAAATTTATGAAAAATTATAA
- the trpB gene encoding tryptophan synthase subunit beta: MKNYKNPDENGYYGEFGGAFVPEMLFPNVEELQNNYLNIIESSEFKEEFRDLLKNYVGRATPLYFAENLSEKYETQIYLKREDLNHTGAHKINNALGQALLAKKLGKHRIIAETGAGQHGVATATACALLGLECIVYMGEVDIARQAPNVARMKMLGATVIPATSGSKTLKDAVNEALRDWINNSTTTHYIIGSVVGPHPFPDLVARFQSVISEEIKWQLKEKIGRENPDYVMACVGGGSNAAGTFYHFVNEEDVKLIAAEAGGFGVDSGKSAATTFLGTLGVLHGSKSLVMQTEDGQVIEPHSISAGLDYPGIGPFHANLFKEKRAEFFSINDDEALKSAMELTKLEGIIPALESAHALAVLEKKKFRKDDVVVICLSGRGDKDMETYLKHL, encoded by the coding sequence ATGAAAAATTATAAAAACCCTGACGAAAATGGCTATTACGGCGAATTTGGCGGTGCCTTTGTTCCAGAAATGCTTTTTCCAAATGTCGAGGAATTACAGAATAACTATCTCAACATCATCGAATCTTCTGAATTCAAGGAAGAGTTCCGGGATTTATTAAAAAACTACGTCGGGCGAGCCACACCATTATATTTTGCAGAGAATCTCAGTGAAAAATACGAGACTCAGATTTATCTGAAAAGGGAAGATCTCAATCACACCGGCGCACACAAAATCAACAATGCTTTAGGACAGGCTTTGCTTGCCAAAAAACTCGGAAAACACCGGATTATTGCAGAAACCGGAGCCGGACAACACGGTGTCGCTACAGCAACCGCCTGCGCGCTGCTCGGTTTGGAATGCATCGTTTACATGGGCGAAGTCGATATTGCAAGACAGGCTCCCAACGTGGCGAGAATGAAAATGCTGGGCGCCACTGTAATTCCTGCAACTTCAGGATCCAAAACGCTGAAAGATGCGGTGAATGAAGCTTTACGCGACTGGATTAACAATTCCACAACAACGCACTACATCATCGGAAGTGTGGTGGGTCCGCATCCCTTTCCCGATTTGGTGGCAAGGTTTCAAAGTGTGATTTCAGAAGAAATAAAATGGCAGCTGAAAGAAAAAATTGGCAGGGAAAATCCCGATTATGTAATGGCATGTGTGGGCGGCGGAAGCAATGCTGCAGGAACTTTCTACCATTTCGTGAATGAAGAGGATGTAAAACTTATCGCTGCAGAAGCCGGCGGTTTTGGTGTGGATTCCGGTAAATCTGCAGCAACCACATTTCTCGGAACTTTGGGCGTTTTGCATGGCAGCAAAAGTCTGGTGATGCAGACGGAAGACGGTCAGGTGATCGAGCCGCATTCCATTTCCGCGGGTTTGGATTATCCGGGAATCGGGCCATTTCATGCGAATCTGTTCAAAGAAAAAAGAGCGGAATTTTTCTCCATCAATGATGATGAAGCTTTAAAATCTGCGATGGAGCTCACAAAACTGGAAGGAATTATTCCTGCTTTGGAATCTGCGCACGCGTTAGCCGTTCTGGAAAAGAAAAAATTCAGGAAAGATGATGTTGTTGTGATCTGCCTGAGTGGTCGCGGAGATAAAGACATGGAAACTTACCTTAAACATTTGTAG
- the trpA gene encoding tryptophan synthase subunit alpha, producing MTNTDNIQHPASNIQHHKKLNIYFTAGIPGLKDTTEILKIIQSSGAEMVEIGMPYSDPVADGPVIQKAHELALLNGMTIAKLFEQLKSVKSEIKIPVVLMGYINPVLSFGFESFCRECAESGVSGLIIPDLPPIEFEKNYRQILEKYRLNFSFLVTPETSDERIRYLDSLSSGFLYAVSSSSTTGNASKEINNGQYLQNLAALNLKNPVMIGFGIKSKDDFQKVTANAAGGIIGTAFVNILLEKGDWKAKGTSFIRSIIN from the coding sequence ATGACTAACACAGATAACATTCAGCATCCAGCATCCAACATCCAACACCACAAAAAACTCAATATATACTTCACTGCCGGAATTCCCGGACTGAAAGACACTACAGAGATTCTGAAAATCATCCAAAGCTCCGGTGCGGAAATGGTGGAAATCGGGATGCCTTACTCTGATCCTGTTGCTGACGGACCTGTAATTCAAAAGGCGCATGAACTAGCACTTCTTAACGGAATGACGATCGCTAAACTTTTTGAACAGCTGAAATCTGTAAAATCAGAGATCAAAATACCTGTTGTTTTGATGGGGTATATCAATCCCGTTTTGAGTTTCGGTTTTGAAAGCTTCTGTCGCGAATGCGCAGAATCGGGAGTTTCTGGATTAATTATTCCTGATCTTCCGCCAATCGAATTTGAGAAAAATTACAGACAGATTTTAGAAAAATATCGGCTCAATTTTTCTTTTCTGGTAACGCCGGAAACTTCGGATGAACGTATCAGATATTTGGATTCTTTAAGTTCAGGATTTTTGTATGCGGTGTCCAGTTCGTCTACAACGGGAAACGCTTCGAAAGAAATCAATAACGGACAATACCTGCAAAACCTCGCTGCGCTGAATCTGAAAAACCCGGTAATGATTGGTTTCGGGATAAAGAGTAAAGATGATTTTCAAAAAGTAACAGCAAATGCGGCGGGCGGAATTATCGGAACAGCGTTCGTGAATATTCTTTTGGAGAAAGGAGATTGGAAAGCAAAAGGCACAAGTTTTATTCGAAGCATAATAAATTAA
- a CDS encoding four helix bundle protein, which yields MGSNIIKEKSFEFAVQIVKLSQYLASEKKEFVLSKQILRSGTSVGAMIREGEHAQSKADFVHKLSIAQKEINETLYWLELLEATDYISVERFSGLNHTAIEIIKLLTSIVKTAKSNLNH from the coding sequence ATGGGAAGCAATATTATAAAAGAAAAAAGCTTTGAGTTTGCAGTGCAAATAGTTAAACTTTCTCAATATTTAGCATCGGAAAAAAAAGAATTTGTTTTAAGCAAGCAAATATTACGTAGTGGAACCAGTGTCGGAGCTATGATCAGGGAAGGTGAGCATGCGCAAAGTAAGGCAGATTTTGTTCATAAATTATCAATTGCTCAAAAAGAGATCAACGAAACACTTTATTGGCTCGAGCTTTTAGAAGCAACAGATTATATTTCTGTGGAAAGATTCTCAGGCTTAAATCATACAGCGATTGAGATTATTAAACTTCTTACAAGCATAGTTAAAACAGCTAAATCAAACCTTAACCATTAA
- the trpC gene encoding indole-3-glycerol phosphate synthase TrpC — MNVLDQIIAAKKKEIHVSKSQISVEQLKDSEFFDRDTFSLKESLKSKSGIIAEFKRKSPSKGIISEKADVLEVAKSYENFGASGISILTDSDFFGGNFADILKVRKEINIPVLRKDFMIDEYQFYEAKSIGADVVLLIAACLSASQVHEFTELSHQLGLEVLLEIHTEDELMHFNNNVDLVGINNRNLKDFKVDLQHSVNLKNLLPEGTLSVAESGIYSVEDFKFLKEKGFDGFLMGEYFMKNENPGKAFEEFITNIAS, encoded by the coding sequence ATGAATGTTTTAGATCAGATTATCGCAGCGAAGAAGAAAGAAATTCACGTTTCAAAATCTCAAATTTCAGTGGAGCAGCTGAAAGATTCCGAGTTTTTTGACCGTGACACTTTTTCATTAAAAGAAAGCCTGAAATCAAAATCGGGAATCATTGCAGAATTCAAACGGAAGTCACCAAGCAAAGGAATCATAAGCGAAAAAGCAGATGTTTTGGAAGTGGCAAAGTCATACGAAAACTTTGGCGCGAGCGGAATTTCAATTTTAACGGATTCTGATTTTTTTGGTGGAAATTTTGCGGATATTTTAAAGGTCAGAAAAGAAATTAATATTCCGGTTTTAAGGAAAGATTTCATGATTGATGAATATCAGTTTTATGAAGCAAAATCAATCGGAGCGGATGTTGTTTTATTAATAGCTGCCTGTCTTTCAGCAAGTCAGGTTCATGAATTTACAGAACTGTCACATCAGTTGGGTTTAGAAGTCCTGCTCGAAATACACACCGAAGATGAACTCATGCATTTCAATAACAATGTCGATTTAGTGGGAATTAATAATAGAAATCTGAAAGATTTCAAAGTGGATCTGCAGCATTCCGTTAACCTTAAAAATCTTTTGCCCGAAGGTACCTTATCCGTTGCAGAAAGCGGAATTTACAGCGTGGAAGATTTTAAATTCCTCAAAGAAAAAGGCTTTGACGGTTTCCTAATGGGTGAATATTTTATGAAAAATGAAAATCCGGGGAAAGCGTTTGAAGAATTTATAACCAATATAGCATCATGA